The following is a genomic window from Solanum lycopersicum chromosome 6, SLM_r2.1.
attttttatttgttatttgtgtTGCTAATTAGCTGAATTTTTTGTAAACATCTTTGATTCTTGAAATGTAGTCAAATAATCACTCATCTCTGGCATGTGATTACTTTGATGGAGTCCTTAATCAGATGCTTATGGAAGAAGAGGAAGACTTAGAGAATAGGCCTTGTATGCTTCAAGATTCATTAGCACTACAGCTTTTGCAAAGAGGAGAATATCTGCTGCAGACATATTAAAAGCCTTTCAGGTCAGAGGCAACTGATCCATTGCTATCATGTTCAGCAAAAGTTTTAGAAACATGTACAATATAATAAGTTTACTGTTTTTCTGAAGTCACAAACTTTAGATCGCCTTTGTTTCAGGTGTATGTTACAGCATCCCCATTCAGGATGATGTCCAACATAATCGCTAACAAGTCAATTGGGATGCTGACAAGGGAAGCAACAAGTATACACattattgattttggtattctgtatgttttccaatggccatgttttttattttcttaggcCATCAGGATTACAGGAATTGATTTTCCACAAGCTGGATTCAGACCAGCAGAGAGAGTTGAGGAGACAGGGCGTCGACTAGCAAAGTATTGCAAGAGATTTAATGTTCCTTTGAGTATAATGCTAAGAAATGGGATTCTATCCAGCTGGAGGATCTCAAGATAAACAGAGATGAGATGCTTGTTGTAAATTGCTTATACAGGCTCATAAAATGTGCCTGATGAAACAGTATATGAAAACAGTCCAAGAGATGATGTGCTAAGATTGATTAAGCAAATAAAGCCTGATGTTTTCCTTCATGGAATTGTAAACGGGGCATATAACTCAAACTTTCTTTGTAATTCGATTTAAACAAGCACTATTCCACTTCTCTTCTCTGTTTGACATGATGGAGGCAACTGTACCGCGTGAAAATCAAGAGAGAGTGCTGTTTGAGAAGGCGAATTTGGGGGAAGGAAATTATGAACATGTGGCTTGTGAAGGTACTGCAAGAGTCGAAAGGCCAGAACCAGATAAACAGTGGCAGTTGAGAAAATCAAATAGTTCACAACCAAATACTTATAATTCAAACTTGATTCAGTAGTCATCATGGACTTACTTCTAGGAGAAGTTCTTACAACTATAGTCACATGAGAAATCTCACATCCACTAAGCAATAATAATACAGTTAGGGATTGTGAAATCAATGTAACAACTGTTATTCAGGTTAACAGGCAAAAGAGGAAactagaaaagaaaaagagaaagcaaTAGATTAAATAACTACAACTATACGGTTGTCTTTATTGTGAAATTACACAACTAAGCTCTCACTTCAATTGCAGTCTTTTCCGAGTAGCGAATGTCTGGTTTAACATCTTCCCATAACTCCGGTAGTGCTTCCTTCATGTTATGAATGCTTTCTAGTGCATAATCTATGCCTTCTGTTCTATGGGAGGCACCCACCTATACCAAATAAGTGAAGTTCATATGCATATTAGAAAAGAATTAAGGAGGATGACTATGAGATTCTTTTGCTTTATGTTGCTCCAAAAGTTAGTAATTCAACTTACCCACACAGTATGAAGGCCTGTGAGCTTAGCAGTCTGAAGGTTACGGACCGAGTCATCAAAGAACAGCTGAGGAAAGCAGAAAGATAAAAAAGTATTAAGTTAGAATTCAGGTAAATTGGTACAAGATGGAAATGCAGAAATCAAGGATAATTACATACCGTCTTCTGAGGGTTAATGTTGGCTATTTTAAAGGCTTGTTCATAGGCTTCTTTGAACGGTTTGCAAACAATAAGAGACCTAGGGGATACTGGAAGGAGAAGAAGTATCTAGAATTAGTATATCTGTAGTGTCTCGAGAGTGAAATGGAATTAGATCTGACAACAGACTCACCACCATTGTTGCTGTCTTGTGCACTGCCGTTGTTGGTAGGATTCACAGTCTCAAAGCATACGATATCATCAAAGCAGTCCTCTAATCCGAGCCTGCTAAGAACTTTTGCCACATGGGCTTCATTTGCATTTGAAAATATCTGTTTCAATCACAACAGATATACACATTACACCAACATTATCATACAAAGGGTATATGATCATGAAGGTTCTTGTTTATTGTAGTGCTATAGAAGTATGTGTAACTTACAACTTTCCGAACAGGCAAGCTATGCAAAAGATTCCTCAGAACATGGTCATGCTTTAAAAGTTCATAAGGTAATCTCCCATGTACAAAACTGTTAATGAAGATTGGATAAGATACTTCTCATTTAAAAACAGTATAAAAAGATGTGTAAGGAAACATAGAAAAGAAGTGCTACCTATGATAGTCATCATAATCAAAGTCGTAACCAATGGCCTGAAAAAATTGAATGCCAAGTTTAGCATATGAACAACTGAGACTAACTGTTCATAGTCAATTAACACAAGCTATAATTTTACCCTGAGACCAGCCATGGTTGTTCCGTACTCCTTATATAAGCTTATACACATTTCTGGAACTTTAGTCTCATCAATGCCAAGcttttcaatcatataatcTAAAACTTGCAACAATGGGAAAATTATTGATTATTCGATCTAACAAACATTTATGTAGGAAGCAATTATATGAGGAGATATCAAATTAAAGAGAACTGCAAAATTACCAATGATATTTTTCGTGCATTGTGCAGAAATACCAGAGCTAAGTGGATAAAGTGTATCATCAACATCTGCAAATTGAAATGCAAGCATTTATAGGAATAATACACAAGGCAATCTTCCATTCTTCCTTTGGATGGAGAATGCATATCAGATATAAAGCCTCACCAAACAGAAGGCACTCATATTTTGGCTCCGAAACTCCCTTGTAGCTGTCTTCATGCTCCATTTTGTTCTAAAGGgtcttaaattatataaacatcaaaattaGTATTTGGCTCATATATTAGATATAACTGTGATAGAAACTCTCATTAAGTATAGATGATAAGGCTAGTTAGGGAGCAACATATCGCACTGATAATACTTGTTCCCTCCACAACAATTGAAAGAAGAAAGTAGAAACATGCTTTAAGCTCCTCTAATAGGAATCCTCCCCCACAAAATAACGGAAGAGGAATGCAACATGGACTGCAACAGTAACGTCTTTGGTACTGGTTCTAAGGTGATTGACTCA
Proteins encoded in this region:
- the LOC101246255 gene encoding uncharacterized protein C24B11.05 isoform X2, whose amino-acid sequence is MEHEDSYKGVSEPKYECLLFDVDDTLYPLSSGISAQCTKNIIDYMIEKLGIDETKVPEMCISLYKEYGTTMAGLRAIGYDFDYDDYHSFVHGRLPYELLKHDHVLRNLLHSLPVRKVIFSNANEAHVAKVLSRLGLEDCFDDIVCFETVNPTNNGSAQDSNNGVSPRSLIVCKPFKEAYEQAFKIANINPQKTLFFDDSVRNLQTAKLTGLHTVWVGASHRTEGIDYALESIHNMKEALPELWEDVKPDIRYSEKTAIEVRA
- the LOC101246255 gene encoding uncharacterized protein C24B11.05 isoform X1; translation: MEHEDSYKGVSEPKYECLLFDVDDTLYPLSSGISAQCTKNIIVLDYMIEKLGIDETKVPEMCISLYKEYGTTMAGLRAIGYDFDYDDYHSFVHGRLPYELLKHDHVLRNLLHSLPVRKVIFSNANEAHVAKVLSRLGLEDCFDDIVCFETVNPTNNGSAQDSNNGVSPRSLIVCKPFKEAYEQAFKIANINPQKTLFFDDSVRNLQTAKLTGLHTVWVGASHRTEGIDYALESIHNMKEALPELWEDVKPDIRYSEKTAIEVRA